A single genomic interval of Selenobaculum gibii harbors:
- a CDS encoding flavin reductase family protein has product MTFKEIQAEDFVYSTFKTIGKDWLLVTAEKDGKANTMTASWGGLGVMWGKNVAYVVIRPQRYTKEFIDGADTLSLTVFDENYRKMLSYCGSVSGRDEDKIAKSGLTVAHENNTPYFNEAKIALLCKKLYAQEFKPECFIDQESKEKWYPGADYHTMYIVEIEKILVQE; this is encoded by the coding sequence ATGACATTTAAAGAAATTCAAGCGGAAGACTTCGTTTATAGTACATTTAAAACAATTGGGAAAGACTGGCTTTTAGTAACAGCCGAAAAAGATGGTAAAGCAAATACGATGACAGCATCCTGGGGTGGTCTTGGTGTAATGTGGGGAAAAAATGTTGCCTACGTTGTCATTCGCCCACAACGCTATACAAAAGAATTTATTGACGGCGCAGATACGCTATCCCTTACCGTTTTCGATGAAAATTATCGTAAAATGCTCAGCTACTGTGGCAGCGTATCAGGAAGAGATGAAGATAAAATCGCAAAATCCGGGTTAACTGTCGCGCATGAAAACAACACTCCATATTTTAATGAAGCAAAAATAGCTTTACTCTGCAAAAAACTTTATGCACAAGAATTTAAACCAGAATGTTTTATCGATCAAGAAAGTAAAGAAAAATGGTACCCTGGTGCTGATTATCATACAATGTACATTGTTGAAATCGAAAAAATCTTAGTACAAGAATAA
- a CDS encoding MazG-like family protein has protein sequence MFSQESDIVRVMRLIEELKSELLITVGSLYKAMANHRETAIKDSLASLIVMGYVLGRRLGINFLELDEAVKEKVQDCCRKNAAIEERFGDFSKLERHLKR, from the coding sequence TTGTTTTCCCAAGAATCAGATATTGTTAGAGTTATGCGGTTAATTGAAGAGCTGAAAAGTGAATTATTGATTACGGTTGGTTCATTATATAAAGCGATGGCAAATCATCGTGAAACAGCAATTAAGGATTCCCTGGCATCTTTAATTGTCATGGGCTATGTGCTGGGGAGACGTTTAGGTATAAATTTTCTAGAATTAGACGAGGCTGTTAAAGAGAAAGTACAGGATTGCTGTAGAAAAAATGCAGCGATTGAAGAGCGTTTTGGTGATTTTTCGAAGCTGGAAAGACATTTGAAGAGGTGA
- the rplI gene encoding 50S ribosomal protein L9 yields the protein MKVILQQDVKKVGKKGDVIEVSEGYGRNFLLPKKYAIEATVTNLNAVNQQKRSEERKQQQATDEAKLMAAQLSKIEVSIPVKIGEGGKLFGSVTGKDIADALKKNHNIDIDKRKIEVKDTIKGLGDYEAVIKVHPEITSKIKVHIIAG from the coding sequence ATGAAAGTAATTTTACAACAAGACGTAAAAAAAGTTGGCAAAAAAGGTGACGTTATTGAAGTCTCAGAAGGATATGGAAGAAACTTTCTATTGCCAAAAAAATATGCAATTGAAGCGACTGTAACAAACTTAAATGCGGTAAATCAACAAAAACGTTCGGAAGAACGCAAGCAACAGCAAGCGACTGATGAAGCAAAGTTAATGGCAGCACAATTAAGTAAAATTGAAGTTTCCATTCCAGTAAAAATTGGTGAAGGTGGAAAATTATTTGGGTCTGTGACTGGTAAAGATATTGCAGATGCATTAAAGAAAAATCATAATATTGATATTGATAAGAGAAAAATTGAAGTGAAAGATACGATTAAGGGATTGGGCGACTATGAAGCTGTAATCAAGGTTCATCCGGAGATTACAAGTAAGATTAAGGTTCATATCATCGCAGGCTAG
- a CDS encoding single-stranded DNA-binding protein: MNKVILVGRLARDPEVRYTQSGKATASFALAVNRFGGGGQNNTADFIPIVAWEKLAEICGNNLIKGSQILVEGRIQIRNYEDKTGQKRYVTEVIAQNIEFLGSKQARTEDGYGASATGGANSFGSEVFPDEEIPF, from the coding sequence ATGAATAAGGTTATATTAGTTGGACGTCTTGCACGTGATCCTGAAGTGAGATATACACAAAGTGGGAAAGCTACGGCTTCATTTGCTCTTGCGGTAAATCGCTTTGGCGGTGGCGGGCAAAACAATACAGCTGATTTTATTCCTATCGTTGCATGGGAAAAGTTAGCCGAAATTTGTGGCAATAATCTTATCAAAGGTAGTCAAATTCTGGTTGAAGGTCGTATTCAAATTCGTAACTATGAAGACAAAACAGGTCAAAAACGTTACGTTACGGAAGTTATTGCTCAAAACATCGAGTTTTTAGGCAGTAAGCAGGCTAGAACAGAAGATGGCTATGGAGCATCTGCAACGGGCGGTGCTAATTCCTTTGGTAGTGAAGTCTTCCCTGACGAAGAGATACCATTTTAA
- a CDS encoding OPT family oligopeptide transporter: MKQPDFMSHDLHLPELTLRGMLLGLLITVIFTASNVYLGLKVGLTFSSSIPAAVISMAILRMYKDSNVLENNLVQTQASAAGTLSAIIFILPGLLMLGYWQGFPFIQTLFICACGGCLGVLFTIPLRRAMVVNSELPYPEGLAAAEILKVGSNSESSATNKGGLKDILSGGIVAAIIALCSNGFRVLSAEVSYWLSFGAATTQIPLGFSSALLGAGYLIGIASGIAILSGLVLAWLVFVPYLTSTLPIPDGQSVSSFASYVWAKKVRFIGAGTIGIAAIWTLLTFTKPIIDAIKLSIKAMKENQGSSDTHRMDTDMSPKSIAIVFIVILIGLLMTFYSFIADANLSTELTLTYVIVGVIIAIGMGFFVAATCGYMAGLIGTSASPISGIGILGIIVSSLVVLGIGTSASLFDTVAGTKFATALAIFITSVIVAIAAISNDNLQDLKTGYLVGATPWKQQVALLIGSVAGAFAIAPVLNLLYEAYGFAGAMPRVGMDEAQALSAPQATLMTTIAQGIFSHNLEWDYILFGALVGIVAIIINYILKKTTATLSLPPLAIGMGIYLPPTLEMPLVLGSVLGYFMHRYLRKRAEHRSPNNIEEDVENCNRHGVLFASGLIVGESLMGVIIAVIIVFSVTSGGGDAPLALVGNDFGKTADILGLLAFIAVIIMFIKRIVSENK; the protein is encoded by the coding sequence ATGAAACAACCTGATTTTATGAGTCATGATCTACATTTGCCAGAATTGACCCTCCGTGGTATGCTACTCGGTTTGCTTATTACGGTTATATTCACGGCTTCTAATGTTTATCTTGGCTTAAAGGTGGGTCTCACATTCTCATCCTCAATTCCAGCCGCTGTAATTTCAATGGCTATTTTAAGAATGTATAAGGACTCAAACGTATTAGAAAATAACTTAGTACAAACGCAAGCATCCGCTGCGGGAACGCTTTCAGCGATTATTTTTATTCTTCCAGGCCTTTTAATGCTCGGATACTGGCAAGGATTCCCGTTCATTCAAACGCTTTTCATATGCGCTTGTGGTGGATGTCTAGGAGTATTATTTACGATCCCTTTACGCAGAGCCATGGTCGTAAACTCCGAATTACCATACCCAGAAGGTTTAGCTGCGGCTGAAATCCTAAAAGTAGGCAGCAATAGCGAAAGTTCGGCCACAAATAAAGGCGGACTTAAAGACATCCTTTCTGGTGGTATAGTCGCTGCAATTATTGCATTATGTTCCAATGGATTCCGGGTTCTTTCCGCTGAAGTAAGCTATTGGCTTTCTTTCGGTGCAGCAACAACACAAATTCCTTTAGGCTTTTCTTCTGCACTACTTGGTGCTGGTTATCTAATCGGAATTGCAAGCGGTATTGCAATTCTATCTGGCTTAGTACTTGCATGGCTTGTATTTGTTCCTTATCTTACTTCTACATTGCCAATACCTGACGGGCAAAGTGTTTCCTCCTTCGCTTCCTATGTTTGGGCAAAGAAAGTTCGTTTTATCGGCGCTGGTACAATTGGTATCGCCGCAATCTGGACATTACTTACTTTCACAAAACCAATTATCGATGCGATTAAATTATCTATTAAAGCAATGAAAGAAAATCAAGGCTCCTCTGATACTCATCGTATGGATACAGATATGTCCCCAAAATCTATTGCTATCGTATTCATTGTTATATTAATCGGATTATTAATGACTTTCTATTCTTTTATCGCCGATGCTAATTTGTCGACAGAGCTTACGCTCACTTATGTCATTGTAGGCGTTATTATTGCAATCGGCATGGGATTTTTTGTCGCTGCAACTTGCGGTTATATGGCTGGATTAATTGGAACTTCTGCCAGCCCGATTTCTGGTATTGGAATCTTAGGTATTATTGTTTCCTCTCTTGTCGTTCTTGGAATCGGAACTTCAGCAAGCTTATTTGATACAGTTGCAGGTACAAAATTTGCTACAGCGTTAGCAATTTTTATTACAAGCGTTATCGTAGCAATCGCTGCTATTTCCAATGACAACTTACAAGATTTAAAAACTGGCTATCTTGTTGGTGCAACACCTTGGAAACAACAGGTTGCACTTCTTATCGGTAGCGTTGCCGGTGCGTTTGCAATCGCACCAGTATTAAATCTTCTTTATGAAGCCTATGGTTTTGCCGGTGCAATGCCACGTGTAGGAATGGATGAGGCACAAGCATTATCTGCTCCACAGGCAACCTTAATGACAACGATTGCCCAAGGTATTTTTAGCCATAACTTAGAATGGGATTACATCCTATTTGGCGCATTGGTTGGTATCGTAGCGATTATCATTAACTATATTTTAAAGAAAACAACAGCAACACTTTCCCTTCCTCCACTTGCTATAGGGATGGGTATTTATTTACCTCCAACACTTGAAATGCCTCTTGTTCTTGGATCAGTTCTCGGCTATTTCATGCACCGTTATTTACGCAAACGCGCTGAGCACCGCAGTCCAAATAACATAGAAGAAGATGTGGAAAACTGTAACCGTCACGGCGTGCTTTTCGCCTCTGGATTAATTGTAGGCGAAAGCTTAATGGGCGTTATTATTGCCGTTATTATTGTATTCTCCGTAACCTCCGGTGGTGGAGATGCACCACTTGCATTAGTTGGTAACGATTTTGGAAAAACTGCTGATATACTTGGACTACTTGCATTTATTGCAGTAATCATAATGTTTATCAAGCGTATTGTTTCAGAAAATAAGTAA
- a CDS encoding DHH family phosphoesterase, with amino-acid sequence MPRRSSTWVDIRIHLFVIFAFSLVLMLYNIYVGAFGFILLALLFVYGRERCQDRERALEDYYNNVVKNINELSNYAIDNLPLAIMVLNYQGRLQWVNDEFARWLGEKPEIGIDVKNYWENLDINKFWDMEGQFFFSEGKKTYEVKHRPIISFEDSHGLMVLYVNDITAEANMKHKYEMGKKVIAYVQIDNHDEVLQGLNEAERTEILVELNQLLDEWIVSIGGFIKRIAQDMYVAVLDRRALNKMIDEKCDILDKVRAIHGANKFPVTLSMGIAVEEENEVNLAELGDLAQAGLDLALGRGGDQIAVNLEGKMHFFGGKAKAVEKHTRVKARVVSHAMNEIIGSADLVLVMGHHNEDFDSFGAALGVARMSKYLGKKTYVVLSDITTGVQKFTDILKEYEEYDDLFIHAGEAVALMAANPLLIVVDTHIPQMTAAPALLDRIENIIVIDHHRRSESFINSPLLIYIEPSSSSTSELVTELLMYFSDDLELTRMDATALYSGIVVDTKNFTVQAGVRTFDAAAHLRRCGADPSVVRHLFRSDYESVIAHANAIGNAQMYKGGLIVTICPSTQNAQITSAQVADAMLRIEDVRMSIVLFPLEGGGVGVSARSTGEFNVQVIMEQIGGGGHQNVAGAQVKDAELEDLKAKVVEISSKYIEESEHK; translated from the coding sequence ATGCCTCGGAGATCATCTACTTGGGTAGATATTCGAATCCATTTATTTGTAATTTTTGCATTTTCGCTGGTATTGATGTTATATAATATTTATGTAGGCGCTTTTGGATTCATACTATTGGCGTTACTATTTGTTTATGGACGAGAACGCTGTCAGGATAGGGAAAGAGCATTAGAGGATTACTACAATAATGTAGTAAAAAATATCAATGAGTTATCGAATTATGCGATAGATAATCTGCCATTAGCGATTATGGTATTGAATTATCAAGGTCGTTTGCAATGGGTAAATGATGAGTTTGCCCGATGGCTCGGGGAAAAACCGGAAATCGGCATAGATGTAAAAAATTATTGGGAAAACCTTGATATCAATAAGTTTTGGGATATGGAAGGACAATTTTTCTTTTCAGAGGGCAAAAAAACTTATGAGGTAAAACATCGTCCAATTATTAGCTTTGAGGATAGTCATGGGTTAATGGTGCTGTATGTAAATGATATTACAGCTGAAGCAAACATGAAGCATAAGTACGAAATGGGCAAAAAGGTAATTGCCTACGTACAAATTGATAATCATGATGAAGTTTTACAAGGGCTGAATGAAGCTGAACGAACGGAAATTCTTGTAGAATTGAATCAATTGCTGGATGAATGGATTGTTAGTATTGGTGGTTTTATCAAGCGGATTGCACAGGACATGTATGTAGCTGTTCTTGATCGTCGCGCTTTAAATAAAATGATTGATGAGAAATGTGATATTTTAGATAAAGTGCGTGCGATTCATGGTGCAAATAAATTCCCTGTAACACTTAGCATGGGGATTGCAGTTGAGGAAGAAAATGAAGTTAATTTAGCGGAGTTAGGCGATTTGGCACAGGCTGGACTAGACTTAGCATTGGGACGTGGTGGTGACCAAATCGCGGTGAACCTCGAAGGGAAAATGCATTTCTTTGGTGGTAAAGCAAAAGCTGTGGAAAAACATACACGTGTAAAAGCGCGTGTAGTATCGCACGCGATGAATGAAATTATTGGCAGTGCTGATTTAGTTCTCGTTATGGGACATCATAACGAGGATTTTGATAGTTTTGGAGCAGCGCTAGGGGTAGCGCGGATGTCGAAATATTTAGGTAAAAAGACATATGTTGTCCTTAGTGATATTACGACAGGCGTGCAAAAGTTTACGGATATCTTAAAAGAGTATGAAGAATATGATGATTTATTTATTCATGCAGGAGAGGCAGTTGCTTTAATGGCGGCGAATCCGCTGCTCATTGTTGTCGATACACATATTCCACAAATGACAGCAGCACCAGCGTTATTGGATCGCATAGAGAATATTATTGTGATTGACCATCATCGTCGTTCAGAAAGCTTTATTAATAGTCCGTTGCTTATTTATATTGAGCCATCATCGTCGTCAACGAGCGAATTGGTGACAGAATTATTGATGTATTTTAGTGACGATTTAGAATTAACGCGTATGGATGCAACGGCGCTTTATTCCGGGATTGTGGTTGATACGAAAAACTTTACAGTGCAGGCGGGCGTTCGTACCTTTGATGCGGCAGCACATTTAAGACGATGCGGTGCAGATCCATCAGTAGTTCGACATTTATTTAGAAGTGATTATGAAAGTGTTATCGCTCATGCGAATGCAATTGGGAATGCACAAATGTATAAGGGGGGCTTAATTGTTACTATTTGCCCGTCTACACAAAATGCACAGATTACATCAGCACAGGTTGCTGATGCAATGCTTAGGATTGAGGATGTGCGCATGAGCATTGTTTTATTTCCGCTTGAAGGCGGCGGTGTTGGGGTGAGTGCTCGTTCGACTGGAGAATTCAATGTCCAAGTGATTATGGAACAAATCGGCGGTGGCGGTCATCAAAACGTAGCTGGAGCACAGGTAAAAGATGCTGAGTTAGAAGACTTAAAGGCGAAAGTCGTAGAAATCAGCAGTAAATATATTGAGGAGAGTGAACACAAATGA
- the lonC gene encoding Lon family ATP-dependent protease: MKEFFDKLIGKMNPPKEEEIKAIKEDDQLSRQVAAIYGLLAAILGSDKLVLRAGKLDALEQMRSDDIKERILALEKLVYENPTLDKLPEDEEIPKILEGLEEEIADIMARRTVEEKIEKKISDKMDERHQEYVKEIKMQVLKEENASVENAQTLKRYADLEAMDERKLTKSVMELLRPSSLAEVVGQERAIESLRAKLSSPYPQHLILYGPPGVGKTTAARLVLEEAIQTKFTPFEKEAPFVETDGTTLRWDPRDMTNPLMGSVHDPIYQGAKRDLAETGVPEPKPGLVTEAHGGILFIDEIGEMDAMLQNKLLKVLEDKRAYFDSAYYDPSDENVPKYIRKLFEEGAPADFVLIGATTREAGYINPALRSRCAEIYFEPLTPQHIQKIVLNAAEKLEVNISPEIAALISEYTIEGRKAINILADAYSLALQRGNHTAMSNVTIIKDDIYKVVQVSRLSPFVNNKSSKQAEVGKVFGLGVSGFLGSVIEIEAVAFPAHEKGKGTIRFNQTAGSMAKDSVFNAAAVVRKTTGRDLSDYDVHVNVIGGGNIDGPSAGTAILAALISALEEKPIRQEVAVTGEISIQGRVRPVGGVFEKAYGAKQAGITTLVIPKENEKDIPKGHLGLEIHGVETAEEALNILFEK, translated from the coding sequence ATGAAAGAGTTTTTTGATAAACTTATTGGCAAAATGAATCCGCCGAAAGAAGAAGAGATTAAAGCAATCAAAGAGGATGATCAATTAAGTAGGCAAGTAGCAGCAATTTATGGATTGCTTGCAGCTATTTTGGGTTCGGATAAGCTAGTGCTTAGAGCCGGTAAGCTTGACGCATTAGAACAAATGCGTTCAGACGATATAAAAGAGCGGATTCTCGCTTTAGAAAAACTAGTATATGAGAATCCGACTTTAGATAAATTACCGGAGGATGAGGAGATTCCAAAAATCCTTGAGGGATTAGAAGAAGAAATTGCAGATATTATGGCGCGACGGACGGTCGAGGAAAAGATTGAGAAAAAGATTTCCGACAAGATGGACGAACGTCATCAAGAGTATGTAAAAGAAATTAAGATGCAAGTCCTTAAAGAGGAAAATGCATCAGTAGAAAATGCCCAGACGTTAAAGCGTTATGCAGATTTAGAAGCAATGGATGAAAGAAAACTGACAAAATCAGTAATGGAGTTACTTCGTCCGAGTAGCTTAGCTGAAGTTGTTGGACAAGAGCGGGCGATAGAATCACTTCGGGCAAAACTTAGTTCACCATATCCACAGCATCTCATTTTGTATGGTCCACCTGGTGTAGGGAAGACGACAGCTGCGAGATTAGTATTAGAGGAAGCTATTCAAACGAAGTTTACGCCTTTCGAGAAGGAGGCACCGTTTGTTGAAACAGATGGCACAACACTTCGCTGGGATCCTCGGGATATGACAAATCCGCTTATGGGTTCAGTCCATGACCCGATTTATCAGGGGGCAAAACGTGATTTGGCTGAAACGGGTGTTCCTGAACCAAAACCGGGATTAGTTACTGAGGCCCATGGTGGTATCCTATTCATTGATGAAATTGGCGAAATGGATGCAATGCTGCAAAACAAATTATTAAAAGTGCTTGAAGATAAAAGGGCATATTTTGATTCGGCTTATTATGATCCAAGTGATGAAAATGTGCCGAAGTATATCAGAAAATTGTTTGAGGAGGGTGCACCGGCGGACTTTGTTTTGATTGGTGCAACTACGCGCGAAGCTGGATATATAAATCCGGCGCTTCGTTCAAGATGTGCTGAAATTTACTTTGAGCCGCTAACACCACAGCATATTCAAAAAATTGTGCTCAATGCTGCTGAAAAGTTAGAAGTAAATATTTCCCCGGAAATAGCTGCTTTGATTAGTGAATATACGATTGAAGGTCGTAAAGCGATTAACATCTTGGCAGATGCATATAGTCTTGCACTTCAGCGGGGCAATCATACTGCAATGAGCAATGTGACGATTATAAAGGACGATATTTATAAAGTGGTTCAAGTAAGCCGCCTATCACCATTTGTAAACAATAAATCCTCAAAACAAGCTGAAGTAGGAAAGGTATTTGGATTAGGTGTATCTGGATTTCTAGGTTCAGTGATTGAGATTGAAGCTGTAGCTTTTCCGGCGCATGAAAAAGGAAAAGGCACAATTCGTTTTAATCAGACTGCTGGAAGTATGGCAAAAGATTCTGTTTTTAACGCAGCTGCGGTAGTACGAAAGACTACGGGAAGAGATTTAAGCGATTATGACGTGCATGTTAATGTTATTGGCGGAGGTAATATTGACGGCCCTTCTGCTGGAACGGCAATTTTAGCGGCATTGATTTCAGCTTTGGAAGAAAAACCAATTCGCCAAGAGGTGGCTGTTACAGGTGAAATATCTATTCAGGGCAGAGTTCGCCCCGTAGGCGGAGTTTTTGAAAAAGCTTATGGTGCAAAGCAGGCGGGAATTACTACGCTTGTTATCCCAAAAGAAAATGAAAAAGACATTCCTAAAGGACATCTTGGTCTTGAGATTCACGGTGTTGAAACTGCTGAGGAAGCATTAAATATACTTTTTGAAAAATAG
- the dnaB gene encoding replicative DNA helicase → MIERVPPQNIEAEQAVLGAMLIEKEAISKVAEFVKGADFYREAHRIIFDVMLELFNKNEAVDLVTVIELLRKNDQLEKVGGIAYVTSLANSVPTAANVTYHGKIVEEKALLRQLINSATEIAGMGYEDSEEVADILDKAEKKILEVSERKINGDFTPIKKIVLDTFSKIEQLYDSKGGITGLSTGFKDLDKLTSGLQPSDLILIAARPSMGKTAFTLNIASHVGIREKKAVAFFSLEMSKEQLVQRMICSEAPIDSQRLRVGDLEDRDWTKLIGAADKLASSPIFIDDTPGITVMEMRSKARRLKIEHDLQLIIIDYLQLMQGSGSKGSDNRQQEISEISRSLKALARELNVPVIALSQLSRSVESRQVKKPMLSDLRESGSLEQDADIVAFLYREDYYDPDTENKNITDIIIAKHRNGPVDTVQLFFHKHFTKFCDLSRLQN, encoded by the coding sequence ATGATTGAACGCGTTCCACCACAAAATATTGAAGCGGAGCAGGCCGTCTTAGGCGCAATGTTGATTGAAAAAGAAGCAATTTCAAAAGTTGCTGAATTTGTAAAAGGGGCAGACTTTTATCGCGAAGCACATCGAATTATTTTTGATGTAATGCTTGAGTTATTTAATAAAAATGAAGCTGTTGATTTAGTTACAGTAATCGAACTTTTGCGAAAAAATGACCAGCTGGAAAAGGTTGGAGGCATAGCCTATGTTACCTCACTTGCCAATAGCGTACCGACGGCGGCAAATGTAACCTATCATGGAAAGATTGTTGAGGAAAAAGCACTGCTTCGGCAACTAATTAATTCGGCAACTGAAATTGCGGGGATGGGTTATGAGGATAGTGAAGAGGTCGCCGATATTCTCGATAAAGCGGAGAAAAAAATCCTTGAAGTATCGGAAAGAAAAATTAATGGGGATTTTACGCCAATCAAAAAAATTGTCTTAGATACCTTTAGTAAGATTGAGCAACTGTATGATTCTAAAGGGGGAATCACAGGTCTTTCTACGGGCTTTAAAGATTTAGACAAATTAACATCAGGGCTTCAACCTTCTGATTTAATCTTAATTGCGGCACGTCCGAGTATGGGGAAAACGGCATTTACATTAAATATTGCTTCGCATGTTGGGATCAGGGAGAAGAAGGCTGTTGCTTTTTTCTCGCTTGAAATGTCGAAAGAGCAGCTTGTTCAACGTATGATTTGTTCTGAAGCGCCGATTGATTCACAACGGCTTAGAGTTGGGGATTTAGAAGACCGCGATTGGACGAAACTGATTGGTGCGGCAGATAAATTGGCATCTTCACCAATTTTTATTGATGATACGCCAGGAATTACTGTTATGGAGATGCGTTCGAAAGCTCGAAGATTAAAAATTGAGCATGATTTACAGTTGATTATCATTGACTATTTACAATTGATGCAGGGCAGTGGCAGTAAAGGTTCGGATAACAGACAACAAGAAATTTCCGAAATTTCACGTTCTCTTAAAGCGTTGGCGCGTGAGCTTAATGTTCCAGTGATTGCGCTTTCACAGCTTAGTCGTAGCGTTGAATCCCGACAAGTAAAAAAACCGATGCTCAGTGACTTGCGTGAATCAGGATCTCTAGAGCAAGATGCGGATATTGTGGCATTTTTATATCGCGAAGATTACTATGATCCTGATACGGAAAATAAAAATATTACTGATATTATCATAGCGAAACATCGTAATGGGCCTGTAGATACGGTGCAATTATTCTTCCATAAACACTTTACAAAATTCTGTGATTTGTCTCGTTTGCAAAATTAA
- the rpsR gene encoding 30S ribosomal protein S18, with product MRRERGRKPKKKVCSFCVDKVEAIDYKDVPKLRRYVTERGKILPRRISGNCAKHQRQVTVAIKRARNIALLPFTAE from the coding sequence GTGAGACGCGAAAGAGGAAGAAAACCTAAAAAGAAAGTTTGTAGTTTCTGTGTCGATAAAGTAGAAGCTATCGATTATAAAGATGTTCCAAAATTACGCCGTTATGTTACAGAACGTGGTAAAATTTTACCTCGTCGTATTTCTGGTAACTGTGCAAAACATCAACGTCAAGTAACTGTAGCAATTAAACGTGCACGTAACATTGCATTATTGCCATTTACTGCTGAATAA
- a CDS encoding YybS family protein codes for MQNRFKLTPMVEGGILAGVSVLMALASMLPILGIVAKILCPLPIIILGIRHGTRISLLTAVVVSILVALLMSPIYSLFLLPGFVLVGMALVYAFRHKFSPVKAILSASIASVVAKVIMIASMFYFMDINPFGNGVDEVFRDAVEFYRSSGMNEQQLAEMEKMMQDIMALTKVLMPGAIVAFSFIEGYLNFAATGMLLRRLNIQDTPRLLPFKDWRFPKWVVYFYAIALIGMYWSTKYELTLLNQVSMNLWLLMTILTLLQGISLLCYATCKYNLSKALRGFILILILLNGIFAQMLSIVGLFDILFDYRTRFQKRDS; via the coding sequence ATGCAAAATAGATTTAAATTGACGCCTATGGTAGAAGGCGGAATTCTGGCAGGGGTATCTGTGCTTATGGCATTAGCATCAATGTTGCCGATTCTTGGTATTGTTGCAAAAATACTTTGTCCACTGCCTATCATTATTTTAGGAATCAGGCATGGCACTAGAATTAGTTTGCTTACAGCAGTTGTTGTAAGTATATTAGTCGCTTTATTGATGTCGCCGATTTACTCATTGTTTCTTCTTCCAGGATTTGTTTTGGTTGGAATGGCTTTAGTCTATGCATTTAGACATAAATTTAGCCCAGTAAAAGCAATTTTATCAGCAAGTATTGCTTCCGTAGTAGCTAAAGTAATTATGATAGCATCCATGTTTTATTTTATGGATATTAATCCTTTTGGAAACGGTGTTGATGAAGTATTTCGCGATGCAGTTGAATTTTATCGCAGTTCCGGGATGAATGAGCAGCAATTGGCTGAAATGGAAAAGATGATGCAAGATATTATGGCTTTGACAAAAGTTCTTATGCCTGGCGCAATTGTTGCATTTAGCTTTATTGAAGGGTATCTTAATTTCGCAGCGACGGGGATGCTTCTTAGACGGCTTAATATTCAAGACACACCACGACTGTTGCCGTTTAAGGATTGGCGCTTTCCAAAGTGGGTGGTTTATTTCTATGCGATTGCACTGATTGGGATGTATTGGAGTACTAAGTATGAACTGACATTGTTAAATCAGGTTTCTATGAATTTATGGCTTTTAATGACGATATTAACTTTGCTGCAAGGAATTTCCCTACTCTGCTACGCAACTTGTAAATATAATTTGTCAAAAGCTTTAAGGGGTTTTATACTAATATTAATCCTACTTAATGGAATCTTTGCACAAATGTTGTCAATTGTAGGGTTATTTGATATATTATTTGATTATCGGACGCGTTTTCAAAAACGTGATTCATAA
- the rpsF gene encoding 30S ribosomal protein S6, with product MRKYEVIFIVKPLEEEATNAVIEKFENIIATNGGTVDKIDRWGKKRLAYEIKDTADGYYCLFYITAEPAVVAEVDRVMKITDEILKHMIVKEEE from the coding sequence GTGAGAAAGTACGAAGTCATATTCATTGTTAAACCACTTGAAGAAGAAGCAACGAATGCTGTTATCGAAAAATTCGAGAACATAATTGCTACTAATGGTGGTACAGTTGACAAGATTGATCGTTGGGGCAAAAAACGTCTAGCGTATGAAATTAAAGATACAGCAGACGGTTACTATTGCTTATTCTACATTACAGCAGAGCCTGCAGTTGTTGCTGAGGTTGACCGTGTAATGAAGATTACTGATGAAATCTTGAAACATATGATTGTTAAAGAAGAAGAATAA